Within the Prevotella scopos JCM 17725 genome, the region TCAGGTGTAGAGGTAGAGATTAAGGTGTAGTCAACTGTTGACAAATAAGAATCAAATTAATACAAAAAGCATTTACATTCATTTTAAAATCATTAATTGAAATGCCAGGATTATTAGGAAAGAAAATCGGAATGACATCCGTTTTCAGTGCCGACGGTAAGAACGTACCGTGCACTGTTATCGAAGCTGGTCCTTGTGTTGTAACCCAGGTTAAAACCATAGAAAAAGATGGTTACAAGGCTGTTCAGTTAGGTTTCGGCGAAGCTAAGGAGAAGAGAACTTCTAAGCCACAGCAGGGACACTTTAAGAAAGCCGGCACAACACCAAAGAAGCACTTGGCCGAGTTCAAGTTTGACGAGGAGTATAACCTCGGTGACACTATTACTGTTGAATTGTTCAGCAATGAAAAGTTCGTTGACGTTGTAGGTACATCTAAGGGTAAAGGTTTCCAGGGTGTTGTTAAACGTCACGGATTCGGTGGTGTAGGTCAATCTACTCACGGTCAGGATGACCGCGCTCGTAAGCCGGGTTCTATCGGTGCTT harbors:
- the rplC gene encoding 50S ribosomal protein L3; this translates as MPGLLGKKIGMTSVFSADGKNVPCTVIEAGPCVVTQVKTIEKDGYKAVQLGFGEAKEKRTSKPQQGHFKKAGTTPKKHLAEFKFDEEYNLGDTITVELFSNEKFVDVVGTSKGKGFQGVVKRHGFGGVGQSTHGQDDRARKPGSIGACSYPAKVFKGMRMGGQMGGDRVTTQNLQVLKVIPEHNLILVKGSVAGCNGSTVIIKK